The nucleotide sequence CATATCTGTGAACACAATCTTCTTCTAGCTGCTCTGGAAGATTTACGATGGTTATTGCATTGAAAGGACACTTGTGCACACAGATCCCACAGCCTGTACACGATGCCTCTTGAATTATCGGCTTATAGTTTTCCTCGTCTACTATTATTGCCTCTCCACCCATTCTGTTGACGGGACAAACTCTTTCACAGAGGAAGTGACCACACTTATCTGGATTACATTTATCATAATCAATAACCGCAACTCTCATCTTTCTCACCGGTCTATGGTTTTCAGAAAGGGTTTAAAATGTTGCGATATCTTACATCTGAATTTCCCAAAAATTTATTTCCCATCTGGACATAATTACGAACATGATAAAAGAACTTTTCAGTGATCTCAAGAGCGAAATAGTTTCAGTTAGAGAGTTCCCACCAAAAGAAGGGGAATACGGAGAATTTACATTTAAAAATCCCGAAATAAATCAGCTTGTGAAGAGCTTAGGGCTTAAGCTGTATAAACATCAAGTTGAAGCGCTTGAAAAACTCTATTCCGGAAAAAACATTGTTGTAACAACACCCACAGCTTCTGGTAAAAGCGAAATCTTCAGATTAGCTATTTTTGACAACTACCTTTCAAACCCTCATAACACTTATCTCCTGATATATCCCACCCGTGCTTTAATAAACAACCAGTATGAGAAGTTTTCTCTCGAAAACTTCCACTTCTTTCAGATAACCAAGAAAATGGTAAATGCAAAGATTTTAACAGGTGATGTTGAATGGAGTGAAAGGAGAGTAATTTTGAGGGAAAAACCCAGAGTCATCTTCACAACCCCAGACATGCTTCACTACAACATATTGAGGAATCTAAAAGACTATGAATGGCTTTTAAGGAATTTGCGGTATTTGGTTGTTGATGAGCTTCACATCTACAGAGGTGTCTTTGGGACAAATGCTGCTTACGTCTTCAGGCGGTTGTTGAGGGTATTAAAGCGGTTTGGGGCTAAACTTCAGATCATAGCTCTCTCTGCAACTCTCAGAAATCCCAAAGAATTTGCCGAGAACTTTTTTGGTCTGGAGTTTGAGAAGATAACAAGGGCAACAAACCCATTTCCAAAGCGCTATCTAATCCTCTTTGAGCCTCGAAGATTAAACGAAATGCAGCTTTTGAGAGCTGTAGTTGAAAAATTAGCAGAGAAGGGGATTAAAACTCTTGTTTTCTTTGACTCAAGAAAAGGAACTGAGAAGCTCATGAGGTTTTTACTTTCCTCTCCTGCCGTTTACAAAACATCCACTTATAAAGGAACCCTTCCAAAGAACATCCGCTGGGAAATTGAAAGAGATTTTAAAGAAGGGAGACTTTTAGTTCTGCTAACGACAAATGCTTTAGAGCTTGGTATAGATATTGGCGATTTAGATGCCGTAATTAACTATGGAATCCCACCAGATGGGTTGTTTTCTTTAATCCAGCGCTTCGGAAGGGCTGGGCGTTTAAAGGAGAGGGAAGCATTGAATGGGATAGTTCTTAGAAAGAACGGTCTAGACTATTACTACAAAGAACACTTAGACGAGCTTGTTAAGCGGTTAGAGAAAGGAATAATTGAATATATGCCCGTTAATCTGAAGAACCGCCTGGTTGTTAAAAAGCACCTTCACTACCTCCTGACTGAGCTTAAAGTCATTGACTGGAATGAGCTGAACGATTTTGAAAAAGCCGTGGCTGAAGAACTGATAAAGGATAAAAAGGCTAAACTCTATGAAAACCCACTAACTGGGAAGAAGGAGCTTAGAATTTTAAGACCGGCTTTTAGCTACTCCTCCATAAGGACAGCCAGCGATGAGAGCTACTTTTTAGTTTTGGATGAACCCTGGATAAAGTATAAACTGCTGGAAAAAGAAAGCTTAAGCGACCTTCTTCGCTTCATAAACTGGCTCAAGCTTAAAGGTTATGTCATTGAAGAAGTCGATAAGCCAGAGTACTATCGCTCGTTATTGCCGGGAATGGCTTACTTCTCAAGAGGGGAGCTTTATATGGCTAGAGACAAGCTGAAAATTGGAAAATTTCACTTCATCTTTGTTAAGCAGCTCAACAGATTTTGGGAAGTTGAAACTTTTGCATCAAAGCGTGAAGAAGTTGAAATTCTTGAGATTTACAAGAAAAAGCAGTTCAAAGATGTTGAGATCTATATTGGCCGGCTCAAAGTCAAGCATAGGTATTGGGGCTTTGCCGTCAAAGGAAAAGATACACATCTCTACCTCCAAGAGCTGATCAAGCTTAAAG is from Thermococcus paralvinellae and encodes:
- a CDS encoding DEAD/DEAH box helicase; the protein is MIKELFSDLKSEIVSVREFPPKEGEYGEFTFKNPEINQLVKSLGLKLYKHQVEALEKLYSGKNIVVTTPTASGKSEIFRLAIFDNYLSNPHNTYLLIYPTRALINNQYEKFSLENFHFFQITKKMVNAKILTGDVEWSERRVILREKPRVIFTTPDMLHYNILRNLKDYEWLLRNLRYLVVDELHIYRGVFGTNAAYVFRRLLRVLKRFGAKLQIIALSATLRNPKEFAENFFGLEFEKITRATNPFPKRYLILFEPRRLNEMQLLRAVVEKLAEKGIKTLVFFDSRKGTEKLMRFLLSSPAVYKTSTYKGTLPKNIRWEIERDFKEGRLLVLLTTNALELGIDIGDLDAVINYGIPPDGLFSLIQRFGRAGRLKEREALNGIVLRKNGLDYYYKEHLDELVKRLEKGIIEYMPVNLKNRLVVKKHLHYLLTELKVIDWNELNDFEKAVAEELIKDKKAKLYENPLTGKKELRILRPAFSYSSIRTASDESYFLVLDEPWIKYKLLEKESLSDLLRFINWLKLKGYVIEEVDKPEYYRSLLPGMAYFSRGELYMARDKLKIGKFHFIFVKQLNRFWEVETFASKREEVEILEIYKKKQFKDVEIYIGRLKVKHRYWGFAVKGKDTHLYLQELIKLKEEGILKGEIYAPLVGGFEAVNLDELSDEEWKILDWEKFAKIEFDEPLEREFETDGIWLVFSDRIRDVAREEFHEFFRIALEKDQGDLAFSIYERLDRRKLFPELLGATTYYIKKTIQDVLEKANAKDDELALAIKKMIDSKDGIGNGLHAIEHNMIKIAPIFTYVDSRELGGYSYESFPNPPHIGKPVVFIYDGNEGGFGLAEILYENAEKLIEKSFEHLKSCKCKDGCPLCVYSPKCGTFNEFLDKWQAMKIWERVFTFSDG